A window of Oncorhynchus tshawytscha isolate Ot180627B linkage group LG10, Otsh_v2.0, whole genome shotgun sequence contains these coding sequences:
- the LOC112259926 gene encoding uncharacterized protein LOC112259926 — MIIYWTIFLFYGNFGCALNKDVIQPDTVIVTRLGQSVSLTCFCRLDLMFRVSWFKQSVGQKPLLMASSYYLSKNRLHFTKDFNETKRLSVKRGIDSFNLTISKTESGDSAIYYCGAMEVGQVTFGEGTFLIVKDSGSNSMSVLQQPLSESVQLGESVTLNCTIHTETCAGEYSVYWFRQGSGESRPGIIYTLRDKSDWCEKSPEACPPEAGSPTQSCVYNLPKRNLSLSDAGTYYCAVASCGEILFGNGTKLDVEVSDLLGDKSNLLFFVFISGLTTAVILSVIVNIILCVRMKRSQCEHCAAGTPFQQSHYGNPHSNTTDQQLHGDDDGLNYAGLKFTDKKPRRQRREQREEETIYSGVSHQVRM, encoded by the exons ATGATTATATATTGGACAATCTTTTTGTTTTATGGCAATTTTG GTTGTGCACTTAACAAGGATGTAATCCAACCAGACACTGTGATAGTTACACGCCTCGGACAAAGTGTATCTCTCACATGCTTTTGTCGACTTGATTTGATGTTCAGAGTCTCTTGGTTCAAGCAATCTGTTGGACAGAAGCCTCTTCTCATGGCATCATCATATTATCTCTCTAAAAATAGATTGCATTTTACCAAGGACTTTAATGAGACTAAACGTTTAAGTGTGAAGAGAGGAATTGACAGCTTTAACCTGACCATCTCCAAGACAGAGTCAGGGGACTCAGCTATATACTACTGTGGTGCTATGGAAGTGGGCCAAGTCACATTTGGAGAAGGAACATTTTTAATTGTGAAAG ATTCAGGGTCCAACAGCATGTCTGTGCTTCAGCAGCCTTTGTCTGAGTCAGTTCAGCTAGGAGAATCTGTGACTCTGAACTGTACAATACACACTGAGACTTGTGCAGGAGAATACAGTGTCTATTGGTTTAGACAAGGCTCAGGAGAATCCCGTCCAGGAATCATTTACACCCTTAGAGACAAGAGTGATTGGTGTGAGAAAAGTCCAGAGGCTTGTCCTCCTGAGGCTGGGTCTCCTACACAGAGCTGTGTCTACAACCTCCCCAAGAGGAACCTCAGCCTCTCTGATGCTGGGACTTACTACTGTGCTGTGGCCTCATGTGGGGAGATACTGTTTGGGAACGGGACCAAGCTGGATGTTGAAG TTTCAGACCTGTTGGGTGATAAGAGTAATCTTCTTTTCTTCGTATTTATATCTGGCCTGACAACTGCTGTGATTCTGAGTGTGATTGTCAACATTATCCTCTGTGTGAGAATGAAGAGGTCACAATGTGAACACTGTGCAG CGGGGACCCCTTTTCAGCAAAGCCACTATGGGAATCCTCATtccaacaccacagaccaacag CTCCACGGTGATGATGATGGCCTGAACTATGCTGGCCTAAAGTTCACTGACAAGAAGcccaggagacagaggagagaacagagagaggaagaaaccatcTATTCTGGTGTGAGTCATCAAGTCAGGATGTGA
- the LOC112260994 gene encoding uncharacterized protein LOC112260994 isoform X1, with translation MIICWTIFLFYANFGCALNKDVIQPDPVIVTQLGQSVSLTCFCRLDLMFRVSWFKQSVGQKPLLMASSYYLSKNRLHFTKDFNETKRLSVKRGIASFNLTISKTESGDSAIYYCGAMEVGQVTFGEGTFLIVEDSGSNSMSVLQQPLSESVQPGDSVTLNCTIHTETCAGEHSVYWFRHGSGESRPGIIYTHGDRSDQCEKSLEAGSPTQSCVYNLLKRNLSLSDAGTYYCAVASCGAILFGNGTQLDIEAGGSVDPLLFVYCLAVALAFAFILIILLACMIYKMKKTTCLQCSELVSQTRGPSVSRSDTSSQDADSLHDVSLPLSNKKNRSRRQRGNMEEETVVMYSGIRQ, from the exons ATGATTATATGTTGGACAATCTTTTTGTTTTACGCCAATTTTG GTTGTGCACTTAACAAGGATGTAATCCAACCAGACCCTGTGATAGTTACACAACTGGGACAAAGTGTATCTCTCACATGCTTTTGTCGACTTGATTTGATGTTCAGAGTCTCTTGGTTCAAGCAATCTGTTGGACAGAAGCCTCTTCTCATGGCATCATCATATTATCTCTCTAAAAATAGATTGCATTTTACCAAGGACTTTAATGAGACTAAACGTTTAAGTGTGAAGAGAGGAATTGCCAGCTTTAACCTGACCATCTCCAAGACAGAGTCCGGGGACTCAGCTATATACTACTGTGGTGCTATGGAAGTGGGCCAAGTCACATTTGGAGAAGGAACATTTTTAATTGTCGAAG ATTCAGGGTCCAACAGCATGTCTGTTCTTCAGCAGCCTTTGTCTGAGTCAGTTCAGCCAGGAGACTCTGTGACTCTGAACTGTACAATACACACTGAGACCTGTGCAGGAGAACACAGTGTCTATTGGTTCAGACATGGCTCAGGAGAATCCCGTCCAGGAATCATTTACACCCATGGAGACAGGAGTGATCAGTGTGAAAAGAGCCTTGAAGCTGGGTCTCCGACACAGAGCTGTGTCTACAACCTCCTCAAGAGGAACCTCAGCCTCTCTGATGCTGGGACTTACTACTGTGCTGTGGCCTCATGTGGGGCGATACTGTTTGGGAACGGTACCCAGTTGGACATTGAGG CAGGCGGGAGTGTAGACCCTCTTCTCTTTGTATACTGCCTGGCCGTAGCATTGGCCTTTGCGTTTATCTTGATCATTCTCCTTGCCTGCATGATTTACAAGATGAAGAAGACAACATGTCTGCAGTGCAGTG AACTGGTCTCTCAGACAAGAGGTCCTTCAGTTTCCCGGTCAGATACAAGT AGCCAAGATGCAGACAGTCTCCATGACGTTTCTCTGCCTCTGAGCAACAAGAAGAACAGGtctagaagacagagaggaaacatggaggaagaGACGGTGGTCATGTACTCTGGAATTAGACAGTAG
- the LOC112260994 gene encoding uncharacterized protein LOC112260994 isoform X2, with the protein MIICWTIFLFYANFGCALNKDVIQPDPVIVTQLGQSVSLTCFCRLDLMFRVSWFKQSVGQKPLLMASSYYLSKNRLHFTKDFNETKRLSVKRGIASFNLTISKTESGDSAIYYCGAMEVGQVTFGEGTFLIVEDSGSNSMSVLQQPLSESVQPGDSVTLNCTIHTETCAGEHSVYWFRHGSGESRPGIIYTHGDRSDQCEKSLEAGSPTQSCVYNLLKRNLSLSDAGTYYCAVASCGAILFGNGTQLDIEGGSVDPLLFVYCLAVALAFAFILIILLACMIYKMKKTTCLQCSELVSQTRGPSVSRSDTSSQDADSLHDVSLPLSNKKNRSRRQRGNMEEETVVMYSGIRQ; encoded by the exons ATGATTATATGTTGGACAATCTTTTTGTTTTACGCCAATTTTG GTTGTGCACTTAACAAGGATGTAATCCAACCAGACCCTGTGATAGTTACACAACTGGGACAAAGTGTATCTCTCACATGCTTTTGTCGACTTGATTTGATGTTCAGAGTCTCTTGGTTCAAGCAATCTGTTGGACAGAAGCCTCTTCTCATGGCATCATCATATTATCTCTCTAAAAATAGATTGCATTTTACCAAGGACTTTAATGAGACTAAACGTTTAAGTGTGAAGAGAGGAATTGCCAGCTTTAACCTGACCATCTCCAAGACAGAGTCCGGGGACTCAGCTATATACTACTGTGGTGCTATGGAAGTGGGCCAAGTCACATTTGGAGAAGGAACATTTTTAATTGTCGAAG ATTCAGGGTCCAACAGCATGTCTGTTCTTCAGCAGCCTTTGTCTGAGTCAGTTCAGCCAGGAGACTCTGTGACTCTGAACTGTACAATACACACTGAGACCTGTGCAGGAGAACACAGTGTCTATTGGTTCAGACATGGCTCAGGAGAATCCCGTCCAGGAATCATTTACACCCATGGAGACAGGAGTGATCAGTGTGAAAAGAGCCTTGAAGCTGGGTCTCCGACACAGAGCTGTGTCTACAACCTCCTCAAGAGGAACCTCAGCCTCTCTGATGCTGGGACTTACTACTGTGCTGTGGCCTCATGTGGGGCGATACTGTTTGGGAACGGTACCCAGTTGGACATTGAGG GCGGGAGTGTAGACCCTCTTCTCTTTGTATACTGCCTGGCCGTAGCATTGGCCTTTGCGTTTATCTTGATCATTCTCCTTGCCTGCATGATTTACAAGATGAAGAAGACAACATGTCTGCAGTGCAGTG AACTGGTCTCTCAGACAAGAGGTCCTTCAGTTTCCCGGTCAGATACAAGT AGCCAAGATGCAGACAGTCTCCATGACGTTTCTCTGCCTCTGAGCAACAAGAAGAACAGGtctagaagacagagaggaaacatggaggaagaGACGGTGGTCATGTACTCTGGAATTAGACAGTAG